One genomic region from Evansella sp. LMS18 encodes:
- a CDS encoding YitT family protein, with the protein MQKILNMILGCLIVSLGIFILQSSEIITGGTAGLALSLAYTASASFALMFLFINIPFYVLAFFKLGWKFTISTIFAVTLLSGMSEIVQLLPAATVHPLAGAVIGGTVIGLGLSLLFMNGSSLGGANILSLFLQQKYGWDPGRTLFIFDFLVILTGLYSVGIIRGIYSVISVIFISLIISYFKSKIADKNNNEQASYNENTAVS; encoded by the coding sequence ATGCAAAAGATTTTAAATATGATTCTTGGCTGCTTAATTGTTAGTTTGGGGATTTTTATTCTGCAAAGCTCAGAAATAATCACCGGTGGAACTGCAGGGCTCGCACTTAGCCTCGCTTATACCGCCTCTGCTTCATTTGCTCTCATGTTCTTATTTATTAATATACCATTTTATGTACTTGCTTTCTTTAAATTGGGATGGAAATTCACTATTTCTACTATATTTGCGGTTACTCTACTCTCAGGAATGAGTGAAATTGTTCAGTTGCTTCCAGCTGCCACAGTGCATCCACTCGCTGGAGCAGTCATCGGGGGGACTGTCATCGGGCTCGGTCTGTCATTATTGTTTATGAATGGTTCATCTCTTGGGGGTGCGAATATCCTTTCCTTATTCCTGCAGCAGAAGTATGGGTGGGATCCAGGCAGAACATTATTCATTTTTGACTTCCTGGTGATTCTCACTGGCCTTTATTCTGTAGGGATAATCAGAGGCATTTACTCTGTAATTTCAGTAATTTTCATCTCCTTGATTATTAGTTACTTTAAATCGAAGATTGCTGATAAAAACAATAACGAACAAGCTTCTTATAATGAAAATACTGCAGTATCTTAA
- a CDS encoding aspartyl protease family protein, translating to MKSMRFDGHLLVTDITITYYGRKVKLNNVVVSTSEASTSINIHSLESEGIQVQDKDAAEHELVVDSISAGPLKVINFPVAVARFTEEEGADGILGMDFLKKVGAKINLDSMTLSGSRIL from the coding sequence ATGAAAAGTATGCGTTTTGATGGTCATCTGCTCGTAACTGATATTACAATCACCTATTATGGAAGAAAGGTGAAATTAAATAATGTTGTTGTAAGTACCTCTGAAGCTTCTACATCAATTAATATTCACTCGCTTGAAAGTGAAGGCATCCAGGTTCAGGACAAAGATGCTGCTGAACACGAGCTAGTAGTTGATTCGATAAGTGCCGGTCCTTTAAAAGTAATCAATTTTCCAGTGGCGGTTGCCAGATTCACAGAGGAAGAAGGTGCTGACGGGATATTAGGAATGGACTTTCTGAAAAAGGTAGGAGCGAAAATTAATCTTGATTCTATGACCCTTTCCGGGTCCAGGATTCTGTAA
- a CDS encoding phosphatase PAP2 family protein, with protein MGFRFTVNKKERKYIYSAAAMLALFTVIFFIFVEGYADQEFHAFDFAVIELIQAPITDRMTELMIAITHVGSVPGLAIFAIAVALLVTAGKNYKEAILYLAACGAGGMFNWLLKLMFQRERPQINPLLEVTGHSFPSGHSMGTMVVYGLAVYLLLILVRRRWVKITGTILLIAGILLIGLSRIYLGVHYPSDVIGGFAAGAAWVLFCTAILETARKNH; from the coding sequence GTGGGTTTCAGGTTTACTGTCAATAAAAAAGAAAGAAAGTATATATATTCAGCTGCAGCAATGCTTGCTCTGTTTACTGTTATATTCTTTATTTTTGTGGAAGGGTATGCTGACCAGGAGTTCCATGCATTCGATTTTGCTGTAATAGAGTTGATTCAGGCCCCGATTACAGACAGGATGACTGAGCTGATGATTGCAATTACACATGTGGGTTCAGTGCCAGGGTTAGCGATCTTTGCAATCGCAGTTGCATTATTAGTAACAGCCGGCAAAAATTATAAAGAAGCCATCCTGTATCTTGCAGCTTGTGGTGCCGGAGGGATGTTTAACTGGCTGTTAAAGTTAATGTTCCAGAGGGAGCGGCCGCAAATTAACCCTCTTCTTGAAGTGACAGGACACAGTTTTCCAAGCGGACATTCTATGGGGACCATGGTGGTCTATGGACTGGCAGTCTATCTTCTGCTTATACTCGTACGACGCAGGTGGGTGAAGATTACCGGTACAATCTTATTAATTGCCGGTATTTTGTTAATCGGCCTTAGTCGTATCTATTTAGGTGTCCATTATCCAAGTGATGTAATAGGCGGGTTCGCTGCAGGGGCGGCATGGGTGCTTTTTTGTACAGCAATACTGGAAACAGCCAGAAAAAACCATTAA
- a CDS encoding DUF2249 domain-containing protein yields the protein MKELQFAVKINAPDIEPRVRHPRIFEAFDGLASGEILELTNDHDPRPLQYQLMMERKDKYDWEYLEKGPEQWRVAIKKV from the coding sequence ATGAAGGAATTACAATTTGCGGTAAAGATTAATGCACCGGATATTGAGCCAAGGGTAAGGCATCCGAGGATATTTGAGGCATTTGATGGCTTAGCATCGGGAGAGATACTCGAACTGACAAATGACCATGATCCTCGTCCACTTCAATATCAATTAATGATGGAGCGTAAAGATAAATACGACTGGGAGTACCTTGAAAAAGGACCGGAACAATGGAGAGTGGCGATTAAAAAAGTATAA